Proteins from one Phocoena phocoena chromosome 7, mPhoPho1.1, whole genome shotgun sequence genomic window:
- the LOC136125898 gene encoding voltage-dependent calcium channel gamma-like subunit — MTALGVQAQKLLAQRRPRRSFFEPSIRALIILCASLAVVLSSLSICDGHWLLADDRLFGLWHFCTTSNQVELHCLRDLRQAHVPGLASGMAVARSVATLAVVVAIFGLELLMVSQVSEDAHSWHKWAVGSALFLLASILSFGGLLSFLTLLRNEVTLMGLSLTFWSEFTASFLFFLNAISGLHINSISRTDSVTYPWGLPAKF; from the exons ATGACAGCCCTCGGCGTGCAG GCCCAGAAGCTGCTGGCCCAAAGGAGGCCCCGCCGGTCCTTCTTTGAACCCTCCATCCGGGCCCTCATCATCTTGTGCGCCTCCCTGGCCGtggtcctctcctccctctccatctgCGATGGCCACTGGCTCCTGGCCGACGACCGTCTGTTCGGGCTGTGGCACTTCTGCACCACCTCCAACCAGGTTGAGCTGCACTGCCTCCGAGACCTGAGGCAGGCCCACGTGCCCGGGCTAGCCTCGGGCATGGCTGTGGCCCGCAGCGTGGCCACCTTGGCCGTGGTGGTCGCCATCTTCGGCCTGGAGCTCCTCATGGTGTCCCAGGTGTCCGAGGACGCCCACTCGTGGCACAAGTGGGCCGTGGGCTCCGCCCTCTTCCTCCTCGCGTCCATCCTCTCCTTCGGGGGCCTCCTGAGCTTCCTGACCCTCCTTAGGAACGAGGTCACGCTCATGGGCCTCAGCCTGACGTTCTGGAGCGAATTCAcggcctccttcctcttcttcctgaacGCCATCAGCGGCCTCCACATCAACAGTATCAGCCGGACTGACAGCGTCACGTACCCCTGGGGCCTGCCTGCAAAATTTTAG